In Metopolophium dirhodum isolate CAU chromosome 7, ASM1992520v1, whole genome shotgun sequence, one genomic interval encodes:
- the LOC132948630 gene encoding geranylgeranyl transferase type-2 subunit alpha-like, producing MHNRLKVRTTEAQKAAADREKEKKLQLYRNTINDVFERRSRNEYDVLALKSSEGLLRSNPDIVTIWNYRKEILLHLKPSEEIINDELYLTEKCLQVNPKSYSAWYHRNWLLDNVDPNPDWNRELQLCTKYLKIDERNFHCWDYRQIVASKCQEPNENELKFTMEMIESNFSNYSAWHYRSKLFSAAGKDEESTKISELSLVESAAFTDPSDQSAWIYQRWLIGKLEPSKFIYKVSQIKNEIYLILNRKLPNNYKIVGLGETNWEQCDTKIWYKKLDNVDSTKIQIIDEVNQVIDNLSIDNVQQNIFNLNISEQLRLVLNGQLDSLRQLLDMEPESKWALLTYVLLLYTLKPNNYFKNCLRNIKLLKELDTKRKNYYHDLESRYQIEHWISNNNNNNMDSVNLKGYGLTAFYHMHMFLFNKNIDLSDNDLSHSNLNHLKYLIMCEHLSLKNCKLANLDNFPALNNLEVLDLRENKIQEISYKELTKCKSLKKIILDKKQIALDKILQCINQSTNIEIM from the coding sequence atgcataacaGACTAAAAGTACGTACAACTGAAGCACAAAAAGCCGCTGCAGAtcgagaaaaagaaaaaaaacttcaatTATATCGAAATACTATCAATGATGTATTTGAGCGCCGATCTCGTAATGAATATGATGTTTTAGCATTGAAATCATCTGAAGGACTATTACGATCTAATCCTGATATTGTTACTATATGGAATTATAGAAAAGAAATATTACTACATTTGAAACCATCTgaagaaataattaatgatgaactttatttaactgaaaaatgtttacaagtaAATCCAAAATCTTATTCAGCATGGTATCACCGAAATTGGCTACTTGATAATGTAGATCCTAATCCAGATTGGAATAGAGAATTGCAACTATGtacaaagtatttgaaaatagatGAACGAAATTTTCATTGCTGGGATTATCGACAAATTGTTGCATCTAAGTGTCAAGAACCAAATGAAAATGAATTGAAATTTACTATGGAAATGATTGagtcaaatttttcaaattattctgCATGGCATTATCGATCAAAACTTTTTAGTGCTGCAGGAAAAGATGAAGAATCTACCAAAATTTCAGAATTATCATTGGTGGAAAGTGCAGCATTTACTGATCCTTCAGACCAAAGTGCATGGATATATCAGCGATGGCTTATAGGAAAACTAGAACCATCCAAATTTATATACAAAGTTtctcaaataaaaaatgaaatttatctCATACTAAACAGAAAAttaccaaataattataaaattgttggaTTAGGAGAAACAAATTGGGAACAATGTGATACAAAAATTTGGTATAAAAAACTAGACAATGTCGACAGTACCAAAATACAGATTATTGATGAAGTAAACCAAGTAATAGATAATCTTTCAATAGATAatgttcaacaaaatatttttaatcttaatattaGTGAACAGCTTCGACTTGTTTTAAATGGACAACTGGACAGTTTACGTCAACTGTTGGATATGGAGCCAGAAAGCAAATGGGCTTTACTAACTTATGTGTTACTTCTTTACACATTAAAaccgaataattattttaaaaattgtcttagaaacattaaattattaaaagaattAGATACAAAAaggaaaaattattatcatgaccTCGAAAGCCGTTACCAAATTGAACATTGGATttctaacaataataacaataatatggatAGTGTTAATTTGAAAGGATATGGATTAACAGCATTTTATCATATGCACATGTttctatttaacaaaaatattgatttgagcGATAATGATTTATCCCACAgcaatttaaatcatttaaaatatttaattatgtgtgAACATTTATCACTGAAGAATTGTAAACTGGCAAACTTGGATAATTTTCCTGCTCTAAATAATCTAGAAGTTTTGGATCTGAGAGAAAATAAAATTCAAGAAATTTCATACAAAGAGCTAACAAAATGTAaatcacttaaaaaaattatccttgataaaaaacaaatagctcttgataaaatattacaatgtatcAATCAGTCtactaatattgaaataatgtga
- the LOC132949354 gene encoding protein DDI1 homolog 2-like isoform X5, with product MKITVKTYDDNLIVLDVSEDLELINFKAVCEVETGIPSQETRLIRNGQLLVEDFKTMKDLGVREGDVIIIQRVVNDIVLQFDFSCIQVPGSSNLIRQSQMQDAEYVKNLFLSKPEKLALLKQNNPGLADALSSNKIEEFLNIMAEQLGDQKKRKEYDRKIAKDIRQKNFKANKEAAENIPKQTPTVSKSSTKSSKSRRICKCHG from the exons atgaaaattactGTCAAAACATACGACGACAACTTGATTGTACTTGACGTAAGCGAGGATTTAGAACTAATCAATTTCAAGGCAGTATGTGAAGTAGAAACTGGAATTCCATCACAGGAGACTAGGCTAATACGCAATGGTCAGCTTTTGGTTGAAGATTTTAAGACAATGAAAGACTTAGGTGTTCGTGAAGGAGATGTTATCATAATTCAAAGAGTTGTGAATG atatagTACTACAATTTGACTTTAGCTGTATTCAAGTGCCTGGCTCATCTAACCTTATCAGACAAAGTCAAATGCAGGATGCAGAATATGTTAAAAACTTATTTCTCTCCAAACCAGAAAAACTAGCTCTCCTTAAGCAAAATAATCCCGGACTTGCAGATGCCTTGTCCTCAAACAAAATTG aagaatttttaaatatcatggCTGAGCAATTGGGAGATCAAAAAAAGCGTAAGGAATACGATCGGAAAATAGCAAAAGATATacgtcaaaaaaattttaaagctAACAAGGAAGCTGCTGAAAATATTCCAAAACAAA CCCCCACAGTTTCAAAATCTTCAACAAAATCTTCAAAATC cAGAAGAATTTGCAAATGTCATGGCTGA
- the LOC132949354 gene encoding protein DDI1 homolog 2-like isoform X7: MKITVKTYDDNLIVLDVSEDLELINFKAVCEVETGIPSQETRLIRNGQLLVEDFKTMKDLGVREGDVIIIQRVVNDIVLQFDFSCIQVPGSSNLIRQSQMQDAEYVKNLFLSKPEKLALLKQNNPGLADALSSNKIEEFLNIMAEQLGDQKKRKEYDRKIAKDIRQKNFKANKEAAENIPKQSICQKNLQMSWLSNWNIEKA; encoded by the exons atgaaaattactGTCAAAACATACGACGACAACTTGATTGTACTTGACGTAAGCGAGGATTTAGAACTAATCAATTTCAAGGCAGTATGTGAAGTAGAAACTGGAATTCCATCACAGGAGACTAGGCTAATACGCAATGGTCAGCTTTTGGTTGAAGATTTTAAGACAATGAAAGACTTAGGTGTTCGTGAAGGAGATGTTATCATAATTCAAAGAGTTGTGAATG atatagTACTACAATTTGACTTTAGCTGTATTCAAGTGCCTGGCTCATCTAACCTTATCAGACAAAGTCAAATGCAGGATGCAGAATATGTTAAAAACTTATTTCTCTCCAAACCAGAAAAACTAGCTCTCCTTAAGCAAAATAATCCCGGACTTGCAGATGCCTTGTCCTCAAACAAAATTG aagaatttttaaatatcatggCTGAGCAATTGGGAGATCAAAAAAAGCGTAAGGAATACGATCGGAAAATAGCAAAAGATATacgtcaaaaaaattttaaagctAACAAGGAAGCTGCTGAAAATATTCCAAAACAAAGtatttgt cAGAAGAATTTGCAAATGTCATGGCTGAGCAATTGGAATATCGAAAAAGCGTGA
- the LOC132949354 gene encoding protein DDI1 homolog 2-like isoform X8 gives MKITVKTYDDNLIVLDVSEDLELINFKAVCEVETGIPSQETRLIRNGQLLVEDFKTMKDLGVREGDVIIIQRVVNDIVLQFDFSCIQVPGSSNLIRQSQMQDAEYVKNLFLSKPEKLALLKQNNPGLADALSSNKIEEFLNIMAEQLGDQKKRKEYDRKIAKDIRQKNFKANKEAAENIPKQSICKNLQMSWLSNWNIEKA, from the exons atgaaaattactGTCAAAACATACGACGACAACTTGATTGTACTTGACGTAAGCGAGGATTTAGAACTAATCAATTTCAAGGCAGTATGTGAAGTAGAAACTGGAATTCCATCACAGGAGACTAGGCTAATACGCAATGGTCAGCTTTTGGTTGAAGATTTTAAGACAATGAAAGACTTAGGTGTTCGTGAAGGAGATGTTATCATAATTCAAAGAGTTGTGAATG atatagTACTACAATTTGACTTTAGCTGTATTCAAGTGCCTGGCTCATCTAACCTTATCAGACAAAGTCAAATGCAGGATGCAGAATATGTTAAAAACTTATTTCTCTCCAAACCAGAAAAACTAGCTCTCCTTAAGCAAAATAATCCCGGACTTGCAGATGCCTTGTCCTCAAACAAAATTG aagaatttttaaatatcatggCTGAGCAATTGGGAGATCAAAAAAAGCGTAAGGAATACGATCGGAAAATAGCAAAAGATATacgtcaaaaaaattttaaagctAACAAGGAAGCTGCTGAAAATATTCCAAAACAAAGtatttgt AAGAATTTGCAAATGTCATGGCTGAGCAATTGGAATATCGAAAAAGCGTGA
- the LOC132949354 gene encoding protein DDI1 homolog 2-like isoform X3, whose amino-acid sequence MKITVKTYDDNLIVLDVSEDLELINFKAVCEVETGIPSQETRLIRNGQLLVEDFKTMKDLGVREGDVIIIQRVVNDIVLQFDFSCIQVPGSSNLIRQSQMQDAEYVKNLFLSKPEKLALLKQNNPGLADALSSNKIEEFLNIMAEQLGDQKKRKEYDRKIAKDIRQKNFKANKEAAENIPKQTEEFANVMAEQLEYRKSVRKTFGIK is encoded by the exons atgaaaattactGTCAAAACATACGACGACAACTTGATTGTACTTGACGTAAGCGAGGATTTAGAACTAATCAATTTCAAGGCAGTATGTGAAGTAGAAACTGGAATTCCATCACAGGAGACTAGGCTAATACGCAATGGTCAGCTTTTGGTTGAAGATTTTAAGACAATGAAAGACTTAGGTGTTCGTGAAGGAGATGTTATCATAATTCAAAGAGTTGTGAATG atatagTACTACAATTTGACTTTAGCTGTATTCAAGTGCCTGGCTCATCTAACCTTATCAGACAAAGTCAAATGCAGGATGCAGAATATGTTAAAAACTTATTTCTCTCCAAACCAGAAAAACTAGCTCTCCTTAAGCAAAATAATCCCGGACTTGCAGATGCCTTGTCCTCAAACAAAATTG aagaatttttaaatatcatggCTGAGCAATTGGGAGATCAAAAAAAGCGTAAGGAATACGATCGGAAAATAGCAAAAGATATacgtcaaaaaaattttaaagctAACAAGGAAGCTGCTGAAAATATTCCAAAACAAA cAGAAGAATTTGCAAATGTCATGGCTGAGCAATTGGAATATCGAAAAAGCGTGAGGAAAACATTCGGAATAAAGTAG
- the LOC132949354 gene encoding protein DDI1 homolog 2-like isoform X4 has protein sequence MKITVKTYDDNLIVLDVSEDLELINFKAVCEVETGIPSQETRLIRNGQLLVEDFKTMKDLGVREGDVIIIQRVVNDIVLQFDFSCIQVPGSSNLIRQSQMQDAEYVKNLFLSKPEKLALLKQNNPGLADALSSNKIEEFLNIMAEQLGDQKKRKEYDRKIAKDIRQKNFKANKEAAENIPKQKEFANVMAEQLEYRKSVRKTFGIK, from the exons atgaaaattactGTCAAAACATACGACGACAACTTGATTGTACTTGACGTAAGCGAGGATTTAGAACTAATCAATTTCAAGGCAGTATGTGAAGTAGAAACTGGAATTCCATCACAGGAGACTAGGCTAATACGCAATGGTCAGCTTTTGGTTGAAGATTTTAAGACAATGAAAGACTTAGGTGTTCGTGAAGGAGATGTTATCATAATTCAAAGAGTTGTGAATG atatagTACTACAATTTGACTTTAGCTGTATTCAAGTGCCTGGCTCATCTAACCTTATCAGACAAAGTCAAATGCAGGATGCAGAATATGTTAAAAACTTATTTCTCTCCAAACCAGAAAAACTAGCTCTCCTTAAGCAAAATAATCCCGGACTTGCAGATGCCTTGTCCTCAAACAAAATTG aagaatttttaaatatcatggCTGAGCAATTGGGAGATCAAAAAAAGCGTAAGGAATACGATCGGAAAATAGCAAAAGATATacgtcaaaaaaattttaaagctAACAAGGAAGCTGCTGAAAATATTCCAAAACAAA AAGAATTTGCAAATGTCATGGCTGAGCAATTGGAATATCGAAAAAGCGTGAGGAAAACATTCGGAATAAAGTAG
- the LOC132949354 gene encoding protein DDI1 homolog 2-like isoform X2 translates to MKITVKTYDDNLIVLDVSEDLELINFKAVCEVETGIPSQETRLIRNGQLLVEDFKTMKDLGVREGDVIIIQRVVNDIVLQFDFSCIQVPGSSNLIRQSQMQDAEYVKNLFLSKPEKLALLKQNNPGLADALSSNKIEEFLNIMAEQLGDQKKRKEYDRKIAKDIRQKNFKANKEAAENIPKQSICPPQFQNLQQNLQNQEFANVMAEQLEYRKSVRKTFGIK, encoded by the exons atgaaaattactGTCAAAACATACGACGACAACTTGATTGTACTTGACGTAAGCGAGGATTTAGAACTAATCAATTTCAAGGCAGTATGTGAAGTAGAAACTGGAATTCCATCACAGGAGACTAGGCTAATACGCAATGGTCAGCTTTTGGTTGAAGATTTTAAGACAATGAAAGACTTAGGTGTTCGTGAAGGAGATGTTATCATAATTCAAAGAGTTGTGAATG atatagTACTACAATTTGACTTTAGCTGTATTCAAGTGCCTGGCTCATCTAACCTTATCAGACAAAGTCAAATGCAGGATGCAGAATATGTTAAAAACTTATTTCTCTCCAAACCAGAAAAACTAGCTCTCCTTAAGCAAAATAATCCCGGACTTGCAGATGCCTTGTCCTCAAACAAAATTG aagaatttttaaatatcatggCTGAGCAATTGGGAGATCAAAAAAAGCGTAAGGAATACGATCGGAAAATAGCAAAAGATATacgtcaaaaaaattttaaagctAACAAGGAAGCTGCTGAAAATATTCCAAAACAAAGtatttgt CCCCCACAGTTTCAAAATCTTCAACAAAATCTTCAAAATC AAGAATTTGCAAATGTCATGGCTGAGCAATTGGAATATCGAAAAAGCGTGAGGAAAACATTCGGAATAAAGTAG
- the LOC132948879 gene encoding protein DDI1 homolog 2-like — protein MKITVTTHDDNLIVLDVSEDLELINFKALCEVETGIPSQETGLTHNGQLLVDDFKTMKNLGVREGDVIIIQRVTSSATAMDHSFSSPSNNMLPQFDFSRIQVPGSSIGIPGTTRQHQMQDAEYVRNLFLSSPEQLALLKQNNPRLADALSSNKIEEFSKVMAEQMEERKKREDQRIRMMKAHPFDSEAQKLIAEEIRQKNIEANMEAAMEYNPEMFGTVVMLYINCKVDGYPVKAFIDSGAQTTIMSAACAERCNIMRLVDSRWAGIAKGVGVQKIIGRIHMVQVAIENDFLTTSFSVLEDQPMDMLLGLDMLKRHQCCIDLEHNVLKIGTTGTETPFLPENELPDCGRLTTSSDHDGSKNEEKELKKAIDESKRMNQSSGSSSNSSQSFKETDITELINLGFSREQVIQELKRFNGNKNEAMASLFAKILKF, from the exons ATGAAGATTACTGTCACAACACACGACGACAACTTGATTGTACTTGATGTAAGCGAGGATTTAGAACTAATCAATTTCAAGGCACTATGTGAAGTAGAAACTGGAATTCCATCACAGGAGACTGGACTAACACACAATGGTCAGCTTTTGGTTGACGATTTTAAGACAATGAAAAACTTAGGTGTTCGTGAAGGAGATGTTATCATAATTCAAAGAGTTACGAGTAGCGCTACTGCAATGGATCACTCATTTAGCAGTCCAAGCAATA ATATGTTACCACAATTTGACTTTAGCCGTATTCAAGTGCCTGGTTCGTCTATTGGTATCCCAGGTACCACCAGACAACACCAAATGCAGGATGCAGAATATGTTAGGAACTTATTTCTCTCCAGTCCAGAACAACTAGCTCTTCTTAAGCAAAATAATCCCAGACTTGCAGATGCTTTGTCCTCAAACAAAATTG AAGAATTTTCAAAAGTCATGGCTGAGCAAATGGAAGAACGAAAAAAGCGTGAAGACCAAAGAATTAGAATGATGAAAGCTCATCCATTTGACTCTGAAGCACAAAAATTAATAGCAGAAGAAATACGTCAAAAAAACATTGAAGCTAACATGGAAGCCGCTATGGAATATAATCCAGAAATGTTTGGAACAGTTGTCATGCTTTATATCAATTGTAAAGTGGATGGATATCCTGTGAAAGCTTTTATTGATTCCGGAGCTCAAACTACTATAATGTCAGCTGCTTGTGCTGAACGATGCAACATCATGCGTTTAGTTGATAGTAGATGGGCTGGGATAGCTAAAGGTGTTGGTGTACAAAAAATTATTGGCAGGATACATATGGTCCAAGTTGcaattgaaaatgattttttaacaaCCAGTTTTTCTGTTCTTGAAGATCAGCCAATGGACATGCTTCTTGGATTAGACATGTTAAAAAGACATCAA tgttGCATAGACCTGGAACATAACGTCTTGAAGATTGGAACAACAGGGACTGAAACTCCATTTTTGCCTGAAAATGAATTGCCAGATTGTGGTCGTTTAACTACATCTAGTGATCATGATGGAtctaaaaatgaagaaaaagaactaaaaaaagCTATAGATGAAAGCAAAAGAATGAATCAAAGTAGtg GTAGTAGCAGTAATTCTAGTCAATCATTTAAAGAAACTGATATTACAGAACTAATCAATTTAGGATTTTCTAGAGAacag gttattcAAGAATTAAAAAGATTCaatggaaataaaaatgaagCAATGGCCTCCttatttgcaaaaatattaaaattttga
- the LOC132949354 gene encoding protein DDI1 homolog 2-like isoform X1, producing MKITVKTYDDNLIVLDVSEDLELINFKAVCEVETGIPSQETRLIRNGQLLVEDFKTMKDLGVREGDVIIIQRVVNDIVLQFDFSCIQVPGSSNLIRQSQMQDAEYVKNLFLSKPEKLALLKQNNPGLADALSSNKIEEFLNIMAEQLGDQKKRKEYDRKIAKDIRQKNFKANKEAAENIPKQSICPPQFQNLQQNLQNPEEFANVMAEQLEYRKSVRKTFGIK from the exons atgaaaattactGTCAAAACATACGACGACAACTTGATTGTACTTGACGTAAGCGAGGATTTAGAACTAATCAATTTCAAGGCAGTATGTGAAGTAGAAACTGGAATTCCATCACAGGAGACTAGGCTAATACGCAATGGTCAGCTTTTGGTTGAAGATTTTAAGACAATGAAAGACTTAGGTGTTCGTGAAGGAGATGTTATCATAATTCAAAGAGTTGTGAATG atatagTACTACAATTTGACTTTAGCTGTATTCAAGTGCCTGGCTCATCTAACCTTATCAGACAAAGTCAAATGCAGGATGCAGAATATGTTAAAAACTTATTTCTCTCCAAACCAGAAAAACTAGCTCTCCTTAAGCAAAATAATCCCGGACTTGCAGATGCCTTGTCCTCAAACAAAATTG aagaatttttaaatatcatggCTGAGCAATTGGGAGATCAAAAAAAGCGTAAGGAATACGATCGGAAAATAGCAAAAGATATacgtcaaaaaaattttaaagctAACAAGGAAGCTGCTGAAAATATTCCAAAACAAAGtatttgt CCCCCACAGTTTCAAAATCTTCAACAAAATCTTCAAAATC cAGAAGAATTTGCAAATGTCATGGCTGAGCAATTGGAATATCGAAAAAGCGTGAGGAAAACATTCGGAATAAAGTAG
- the LOC132948880 gene encoding ATP synthase-coupling factor 6, mitochondrial, producing the protein MLSFNLLQKLNVTGSAGRFVRRNISATSVLMTNVSDPIQKLFLDKIREYKGKFDSKTFDPSIDKGYKNDLEKIGRQYNISPNEDPTKFPTIKFDEPKVDPQV; encoded by the coding sequence ATGttgtcatttaatttattacaaaaattgaatgtCACTGGATCGGCTGGTCGATTTGTTCGTCGTAATATATCGGCTACATCGGTGTTGATGACCAACGTTTCAGATCCAATCCAAAAACTGTTCTTGGATAAAATCCGCGAGTACAAAGGAAAATTTGATTCTAAGACGTTTGACCCTTCAATTGATAAAGGTTACAAGAATGATTTGGAAAAGATCGGCAGACAATACAACATAAGCCCAAATGAAGATCCTACCAAATTCCCAACAATTAAATTTGATGAACCCAAAGTCGATCCACAAGTTTga
- the LOC132949354 gene encoding protein DDI1 homolog 2-like isoform X6 encodes MKITVKTYDDNLIVLDVSEDLELINFKAVCEVETGIPSQETRLIRNGQLLVEDFKTMKDLGVREGDVIIIQRVVNDIVLQFDFSCIQVPGSSNLIRQSQMQDAEYVKNLFLSKPEKLALLKQNNPGLADALSSNKIEEFLNIMAEQLGDQKKRKEYDRKIAKDIRQKNFKANKEAAENIPKQTPTVSKSSTKSSKSRICKCHG; translated from the exons atgaaaattactGTCAAAACATACGACGACAACTTGATTGTACTTGACGTAAGCGAGGATTTAGAACTAATCAATTTCAAGGCAGTATGTGAAGTAGAAACTGGAATTCCATCACAGGAGACTAGGCTAATACGCAATGGTCAGCTTTTGGTTGAAGATTTTAAGACAATGAAAGACTTAGGTGTTCGTGAAGGAGATGTTATCATAATTCAAAGAGTTGTGAATG atatagTACTACAATTTGACTTTAGCTGTATTCAAGTGCCTGGCTCATCTAACCTTATCAGACAAAGTCAAATGCAGGATGCAGAATATGTTAAAAACTTATTTCTCTCCAAACCAGAAAAACTAGCTCTCCTTAAGCAAAATAATCCCGGACTTGCAGATGCCTTGTCCTCAAACAAAATTG aagaatttttaaatatcatggCTGAGCAATTGGGAGATCAAAAAAAGCGTAAGGAATACGATCGGAAAATAGCAAAAGATATacgtcaaaaaaattttaaagctAACAAGGAAGCTGCTGAAAATATTCCAAAACAAA CCCCCACAGTTTCAAAATCTTCAACAAAATCTTCAAAATC AAGAATTTGCAAATGTCATGGCTGA